The following are from one region of the Vitis riparia cultivar Riparia Gloire de Montpellier isolate 1030 chromosome 14, EGFV_Vit.rip_1.0, whole genome shotgun sequence genome:
- the LOC117930479 gene encoding uncharacterized protein LOC117930479 → MFIEVILLSVEGASRLVDVITDAVTDGFLLVAIELNPHMEEVVRAEVLKLLQAGIIYPISDSPWDAKFVWDERYLRSFDQLKQFLTTASIVRAPNWQLPFEVMCDASDFAIGAVLGQREDGKPYVIYYTKFNLQIKDKKGVENVVADHLSRLAIAQNSHVLHINDDFPEESLMLLGNTPWYAHIANYLVTGEIPSEWKAQDTKHFFAKIHAYYWEEPFLFKYCADQIIRKCVPEEEQQGILNHCHESALGVYYVSKWVEAIPCKHNDHRVVLKFLKENIFSRFGVPKAIISDGGTHFCNKPFETLLAKYGVKHKVATPYHPQTSILEHLGYHFEPQLERRHICREIFTLDKWTSMTAYDAQLGAPTGLEHLEIPQPKHPEEPRLVEIPADMRAPAPIVPSTGPMPDVASSTPPATLGTPPVVPAASEPHPSESRIAISISEFRGLCHTLQILTATQSILTQQMAAIRAHQDQLIATQTQHTAILRQI, encoded by the exons attgaatcctcatatggAAGAGGTGGTACGAGCTGAGGTCCTAAAGCtgcttcaagcaggtattatctaccccatatcagatagcccatgg gatgctaaatttgtatgggatgaaagGTATCTAAGGAGTTTTGATCAACTaaagcaattcttgacaaccgcttcaatagtgagggctcctaactggcaactaccttttgaagtgatgtgtgatgccagtgactttgctataggagctgttcttggccaaagagaagatggaaagccctatgtgatctactat acaa agttcaatctccaaatcaaagataagaaaggagtggagaatgtggtagctgaccacctttcaaggttggctatagcacaaaattcccatgttttacatattaatgatgactttccagaggaatcacttatgttacTAGGAAacactccttggtatgctcatattgctaactatctagttactggtgaaattccaagtgagtggaaagcacaagatacgaagcacttctttgcaaagattcatgcctattattgggaagaacctttccttttcaagtattgtgcagatcaaataataagaaaatgtgtccctgaagaagagcaacaaggaatcctcaatCATTGTCATgagagtgcat TGGGGGTatactatgtttctaaatgggtagaggcaatcccctgtaaacacaatgatcacagagtggttctcaagtttctcaaagagaacatcttctcaagatttggggtacccaaggccataatcagtgatgggggtactcatttttgcaacaagccttttgaaacccttttagccaagtatggggtgaagcataaggtagctacaccttatcaccctcagacttcc ATCTTGGAGCACTTGGGGTATCATTttgagcctcagcttgagcgcaGACACATTTgccgagagatattcactctcgacaaatggactaGTATGACAGCCTATGACGCACAGCTAGGAGCCCCAACTGGGCTAGAGCATCTAGAGATACCACAGCCAAAGCATCCAGAGGAGCCACGGTTGGTTGAGATACCTGCGGACATGAGAGCACCTGCCCCTATAGTACCCTCTACAGGACCTATGCCTGACGTTGCTTCTTCTACTCCTCCTGCCACACTAGGGACTCCACCAGTTGTACCAGCTGCATCCGAGCCTCATCCATCTGAGTCTAGGATTGCCATATCCATTTCAGAGTtcagaggcctatgtcatacTTTGCAGATATTAACCGCTACTCAGAGCATCCTGACCCAACAGATGGCGGCCATACGTGCCCATCAAGATCAGCTTATCGCCACCcagacccagcatactgccatccttagGCAGATATAG